DNA sequence from the Leptospirillum ferrooxidans C2-3 genome:
TGATTTGTTCATAACAACGAACATGGTAGGCAATTCGATCAAGATGGCCAACCCACTGACCTCCTCAAAAACTCCCATGTCCGGAGTCCTATTCAGGAGGTGACCGGGAATGGTCAGAAGTCGAGCCTTCTGTCAGAAAAGGGTCATCGATGCAAGCCTTGAGAACGGTCGGAGTCCGGGAATGGAATGGCAGAAAGACCCTTTCATGCCGCTTTTTAGGGTTTTTCTACTTTTAGAAGCTGAGATTGGAAAAATCCCCCTTTGTCCCCATTTTTAAGCAATGTAACAGAATTCTGATTGAGTGAGTCTGAGGCTGGAAGCCTTTTGCCTGCTCTGCTAGAATACAGGGAAAGTCATCCTGTCGGGTATCTGACGGGAGTGAGGTGTTTTCTCAGGCAATAACCGATTTTTTGTCGTTTTCACATATCCCAAACTTTTACAGGAGTGTCTAGCTGATGGATTTTCGCGCCAAGTGGTCTCAAAGAATTAAAAGTCTTCCACCGTATCTCTTTGCCCGTATTGATGAAAAAAAGCGTGAGGCGATGGCCAAGGGAATGGATATCATCAACCTTGGAATCGGAGATCCGGACACCCCGACACTCCCTCCGATCGTTGAGGCTGCTAGGATTGCCCTGGGCCGTCCAGAGCACCATCAGTATCCCTCTTATGAAGGAATGCTCTCGTTCAGGGAGTCGATTGCCCACTGGTACAAAAAGCGCTTTCTGGTCGACCTGGATCCTCACACGGAAGTGCTGGGCCTTATCGGTTCCAAGGAAGGGATCGGCCATATGCCGCTCGCATTCATTGATCCGGGAGATACGGTTCTGGTCCCTGAGCCTGGTTACCCGGTCTATCATGCCGGTACTCTTTTTGCCGGCGGAGAAACCTACTACATGCCAATACTGGAATCCAATGGATTTTTGCCTGATCTTTCGGCAATTCCGGATTCTGTCTATCGTCGTACAAAAATCATGTTCATCAATTATCCGAACAATCCAACCGGTGCTGTCGCTCCGGATTCATTTTTTGCAGAAGTCATAGAAAAAGCAACAAAATATGGCTTTATCGTTGCGCATGATGCGGCTTACTCCGAGATCTATTTTGACGGGAATGCTCCAAAGAGCTTCCTTTCATTTCCTGGGGCAAAGGAAGTGGGAATCGAATTTCACAGCTTGTCCAAGACATTCAACATGACCGGGTGGAGAGTCGGTTTTGCGGTTGGTAACGCATCGGTCCTCGCA
Encoded proteins:
- a CDS encoding LL-diaminopimelate aminotransferase; its protein translation is MDFRAKWSQRIKSLPPYLFARIDEKKREAMAKGMDIINLGIGDPDTPTLPPIVEAARIALGRPEHHQYPSYEGMLSFRESIAHWYKKRFLVDLDPHTEVLGLIGSKEGIGHMPLAFIDPGDTVLVPEPGYPVYHAGTLFAGGETYYMPILESNGFLPDLSAIPDSVYRRTKIMFINYPNNPTGAVAPDSFFAEVIEKATKYGFIVAHDAAYSEIYFDGNAPKSFLSFPGAKEVGIEFHSLSKTFNMTGWRVGFAVGNASVLAGLGKIKSNMDSGIFQALQEASIAAMALPDFWMENLRSMYQERRDVLVSGLRTAGLRVIPPGASFYLWAGIPAGMKSEEASLALLSRTGIVATPGNGFGISGEGYVRFALTVDTPRLKEAIDRIVNEGLFTPKN